TATGACTCTTGATATGGGGGGCAGACAAAAAGTCGTTCTTGCAAGGGCACTGGTTAGAGAGCCGAATGTATTCTTATTCGACGAACCACTTACAAACTTAGACCCGCTTGGGAGACTTGAGATGAGAAGCAAAATCAAAGAATTACAGAAGAACATTAAAACAACTATGATTTATGTGACACATGACCAAGCGGAAGCATTAACCCTCGCTGACAAAATAGCAGTAATGGACTTTGGAGTTGTTATACAATATGCCGAGCCTACAGAACTATATGAGTGCCCTAGGAATGAGTTCGTAGGCTTCTTTATCGGCAACCCTGGTATGAACTTTATTTCTGGGACTCTCGAAGGCAATGTTTTAAGCTTTGGAGAATTCAAGTACGATGTCTCTGATGTTGCTGAGAAGCTTAAAGAGTATGGCACAGAATTCAAATTAGGGATTAGAGCAGAATATGTAGAGGTCAGCAAGAAACCTAATGAGAATTTCTTTAAAGGCAAATGTTTAGTATCAGAATATCTCGGAGCATCGACTTTACTTGATATAAAGATAGGCGACAAGGAAATTAAGGCAAAACTACGATCTACTGATGTAAAAGAAGGAGATGAGGTATATGTGAACTTTCCAAAACAGAAGGTTCATATATTTAATAAAA
This genomic window from Candidatus Bathyarchaeota archaeon contains:
- a CDS encoding ABC transporter ATP-binding protein — its product is MVEIRLENITHIYVTGRKMQTIAVKDINLIFPHASFCALLGPSGCGKTTLMRIIAGLNIQTKGHVYFDDHEVSILTPRERNVAMIFQFPVLYEMNVYENIAFPLRNVKVPENEVKRKVKEVAELVGISNILNVHPMTLDMGGRQKVVLARALVREPNVFLFDEPLTNLDPLGRLEMRSKIKELQKNIKTTMIYVTHDQAEALTLADKIAVMDFGVVIQYAEPTELYECPRNEFVGFFIGNPGMNFISGTLEGNVLSFGEFKYDVSDVAEKLKEYGTEFKLGIRAEYVEVSKKPNENFFKGKCLVSEYLGASTLLDIKIGDKEIKAKLRSTDVKEGDEVYVNFPKQKVHIFNKNGNLLL